A genomic window from Actinomycetota bacterium includes:
- a CDS encoding secondary thiamine-phosphate synthase enzyme YjbQ, protein MVFGKEISMETEGYSDIRDMTSLVQQVIGQSRLKEGVACISVIGSTASVSTMEFEPALAEDIKDQLEEMVSKDKVTRHSQTWGDDNGFSHIRATLMGPSTTLPFKEGHLVLGTWQQVVLIDHDNRPRTRRIYVQVIGQ, encoded by the coding sequence ATGGTATTTGGCAAAGAAATAAGCATGGAGACTGAAGGCTATTCAGATATAAGGGATATGACCTCATTGGTTCAACAGGTGATAGGCCAATCCAGGCTAAAGGAAGGTGTAGCCTGTATATCAGTAATAGGATCTACGGCTTCGGTGTCTACCATGGAATTTGAACCTGCTTTAGCAGAGGATATAAAGGATCAACTAGAAGAAATGGTATCCAAAGATAAGGTTACCAGGCATTCCCAGACCTGGGGAGACGATAACGGTTTTTCCCATATAAGGGCTACCCTTATGGGTCCCAGCACCACCTTGCCTTTTAAAGAAGGACACCTGGTACTGGGTACCTGGCAGCAGGTAGTATTAATAGATCATGATAACCGTCCCCGTACCAGGAGAATCTATGTGCAGGTGATAGGGCAATAG
- a CDS encoding class I SAM-dependent methyltransferase → MKKGMFSTIMGKCPKIIGDIQMYFFEKIGIRIGQKILDFGCGKGNYTIPLARAIGRRGLVYAMDLRADTLDSLKKRIFFEKLTNIKIIHSSDKLKIPLGREILDAVFLYDVIHDHYFTDQERARLLVEVNRILKPGGLLSIYPKHIEVERVIEAVEQNNFNLKQRMQVTLIHDDEPVEDVILNFSKS, encoded by the coding sequence TTGAAAAAAGGGATGTTTTCTACTATTATGGGTAAATGCCCAAAAATAATAGGAGACATCCAGATGTATTTTTTTGAAAAAATAGGTATAAGGATTGGCCAAAAAATACTTGATTTTGGCTGTGGTAAGGGCAACTACACCATACCATTAGCTAGGGCCATAGGCAGAAGGGGCTTGGTCTATGCTATGGACTTAAGGGCAGATACCCTGGATAGCCTTAAAAAGAGAATATTTTTTGAAAAGTTAACCAATATTAAGATCATCCACAGTTCAGACAAACTTAAGATACCACTGGGAAGAGAAATTCTAGATGCCGTATTTTTATACGATGTAATACATGACCATTACTTTACGGATCAGGAAAGAGCAAGGCTGTTAGTGGAAGTCAACAGAATATTAAAACCTGGGGGGCTGCTTTCAATCTACCCTAAGCATATAGAGGTGGAACGGGTGATAGAAGCAGTAGAACAAAATAATTTCAATCTCAAGCAAAGAATGCAGGTAACCCTCATTCATGATGATGAACCAGTAGAAGATGTTATCTTAAATTTTTCTAAAAGTTAA
- a CDS encoding HIRAN domain-containing protein: AGEVGDMLKEGSHLILRRESNNPYDDKAIAILDLDQNKLGYLPQRKNEIISRLMDAGKAIYAVVENKQKNGDYLQIGIKVYMREY, from the coding sequence GCAGGGGAAGTAGGGGATATGCTGAAAGAAGGCAGCCACCTGATATTAAGAAGGGAAAGCAATAATCCCTATGATGATAAAGCTATTGCCATTTTAGACCTGGACCAGAATAAACTGGGGTATTTGCCTCAGAGAAAGAATGAAATTATATCCAGGCTGATGGATGCTGGCAAAGCCATATATGCAGTGGTAGAAAACAAACAAAAAAATGGCGATTACTTACAAATAGGCATAAAAGTATACATGAGGGAGTATTGA
- a CDS encoding class I SAM-dependent methyltransferase → MPGIEPFEKHFKQYDRWFDDHEYAYQSELLAIKEIIPPFKRGMEVGVGTGRFAQPLGLRYGLEPSANMAEVARKRNIEVTVGVAESMPFKDNSFDLVLMVTTVCFLNDINLAFQEVSRVSEPGGWLLIGFIDKNSLMGRLYQAIKHQNIFYRDAVFYSVAQLTGYIKDAGFINLTYSQTLFKPVQDMEGVEKPLKGYGQGSFVVIRGQKPGA, encoded by the coding sequence TTGCCTGGCATAGAACCCTTTGAAAAACATTTTAAACAATACGATAGATGGTTTGATGACCATGAGTATGCTTATCAGTCTGAGCTGTTGGCTATAAAAGAGATAATCCCTCCTTTTAAAAGGGGAATGGAAGTAGGGGTAGGCACGGGAAGGTTTGCCCAGCCCTTAGGCCTAAGGTATGGCTTGGAACCTTCCGCAAATATGGCAGAAGTAGCCAGGAAAAGAAATATTGAAGTAACTGTAGGGGTAGCGGAAAGCATGCCCTTTAAAGATAATAGCTTTGACCTGGTATTGATGGTAACCACGGTTTGCTTTTTAAATGATATAAACCTGGCCTTCCAGGAAGTGTCAAGAGTATCGGAGCCCGGAGGTTGGCTGCTAATAGGGTTCATTGACAAGAACAGCTTAATGGGAAGATTATACCAGGCTATAAAACACCAGAATATATTTTACCGGGATGCTGTTTTCTATTCCGTGGCCCAGCTTACCGGCTATATTAAAGATGCGGGATTTATTAACCTTACTTACAGCCAAACCTTGTTTAAGCCTGTCCAGGATATGGAGGGAGTAGAAAAACCCTTAAAGGGGTATGGACAAGGTTCTTTTGTAGTCATAAGGGGACAAAAACCAGGCGCCTGA